Proteins encoded within one genomic window of Carassius gibelio isolate Cgi1373 ecotype wild population from Czech Republic chromosome A4, carGib1.2-hapl.c, whole genome shotgun sequence:
- the LOC127980011 gene encoding transmembrane protein 181 isoform X4, whose product MRLYTLSKRHFVLVFVVFFFCFGVSTLIGVSGPKIITENYSNGLSVSANGSKTGPFDLKSQPLSNYNQQLWLTCIIQLDNNIADLSLKEFGMNVELQGVMQDASVIRISNNIHNKNRTLHCAAHQQACDEIIVLHLGYLNYTQYKISVSFRNLLQDRIKNVTFVFKMYNATFSQVEIWFRFVFVVMTFIVTCVFAHSLRKFSMRDWGIEQKWMSVLLPLLLLYNDPFFPLSFLLNSWFPGTLDAFFQALFLCALLLFWLCVYHGIRVQGERRFLTFYLPKLLIVGLLWLSAVTLGIWQTVNELQDPTYQYKVDIQNFQGMKIFFLLLVFVYVLYLLFLVLRACSELKNTPYTDLRLKFLTALTLLVLLISLLILYLRFGSKALQDNFVSELSTHYQNSAEFLSFYGLLNFYLYTLAFVYSPSRSALYDSQLKDNPAFSMLNDSDDEVIYGSDYEEMPLQNGRAIKASARHQDESESD is encoded by the exons GACCCAAGATCATAACTGAGAATTATTCCAACGGTTTAAGCGTCAGCGCCAATGGATCGAAG ACCGGACCCTTCGACCTCAAATCTCAGCCGCTGTCCAACTACAACCAGCAGCTGTGGCTCACGTGCATCATCCAGCTGGACAAcaaca TTGCAGATCTGAGCTTGAAGGAGTTTGGGATGAATGTGGAGCTGCAGGGAGTGATGCAGGACGCCAGCGTGATACGCATCAGCAACAACATTCACAACAAGAACAGAACCCTGCACTGCGCCGCC cacCAGCAGGCGTGTGATGAGATCATCGTTCTTCATCTGGGGTATCTGAACTACACTCAGTACAAGATCAGCGTCAGCTTCAGGAATCTGCTGCAGGACCGAATCAAAAACGTGACTTTTGTG TTTAAGATGTACAACGCCACGTTCTCTCAGGTGGAGATCTGGTTCCGCTTCGTGTTCGTGGTGATGACCTTCATCGTGACC tgtgtgttcGCTCACTCCTTACGCAAGTTCTCCATGAGGGACTGGGGCATCGAGCAGAAGTGGATGTCTGTTCTTCTTCCTCTGCTGCTGCTGTACAACG ACCCGTTCTTCCCTCTGTCGTTCCTGCTCAACAGCTGGTTTCCGGGAACGCTGGATGCGTTCTTCCAGGCTCTGTTCCTGTGTGCACTGCTGCTCTTCTGGCTGTGTGTGTATCACGGCATCCGTGTGCAG GGCGAGAGGAGGTTCCTGACCTTCTACCTGCCCAAGCTGCTGATCGTGGGGCTGCTGTGGCTCTCGGCCGTCACTCTGGGAATCTGGCAAAC ggtgaACGAGCTGCAGGACCCCACGTATCAGTACAAAGTGGACATCCAGAACTTCCAG GGCATGAAGATCTTCTTCCTGCTGCTGGTGTTTGTGTATGTGCTGTATCTGCTGTTCCTGGTGCTGCGCGCCTGCTCCGAGCTCAAGAACACACCCtacacag ACCTGCGTCTGAAGTTCCTGACGGCGCTGACACTGCTGGTGCTGCTGATCag TCTGCTCATCCTGTATCTGAGGTTCGGATCTAAAGCTCTGCAGGATAACTTCGTCTCTGAACTCTCCACTCACTACCAGAACT CAGCTGAGTTCCTGTCCTTCTACGGTCTGCTGAACTTCTATCTCTACACGCTAGCGTTCGTCTACTCGCCCTCCAGGAGCGCTCTGTACG actCGCAGCTGAAGGACAATCCTGCCTTCTCCATGCTCAACGACTCAGATGATGAGGTGATTTACGG GAGTGATTATGAGGAGATGCCTCTTCAGAACGGCCGCGCCATCAAAGCCAGCGCCAGACACCAGGATGAGAGCGAGAGCGACTGA
- the LOC127980011 gene encoding transmembrane protein 181 isoform X3 has translation MLAPMRLYTLSKRHFVLVFVVFFFCFGVSTLIGVSGPKIITENYSNGLSVSANGSKTGPFDLKSQPLSNYNQQLWLTCIIQLDNNIADLSLKEFGMNVELQGVMQDASVIRISNNIHNKNRTLHCAAHQQACDEIIVLHLGYLNYTQYKISVSFRNLLQDRIKNVTFVFKMYNATFSQVEIWFRFVFVVMTFIVTCVFAHSLRKFSMRDWGIEQKWMSVLLPLLLLYNDPFFPLSFLLNSWFPGTLDAFFQALFLCALLLFWLCVYHGIRVQGERRFLTFYLPKLLIVGLLWLSAVTLGIWQTVNELQDPTYQYKVDIQNFQGMKIFFLLLVFVYVLYLLFLVLRACSELKNTPYTDLRLKFLTALTLLVLLISLLILYLRFGSKALQDNFVSELSTHYQNSAEFLSFYGLLNFYLYTLAFVYSPSRSALYDSQLKDNPAFSMLNDSDDEVIYGSDYEEMPLQNGRAIKASARHQDESESD, from the exons GACCCAAGATCATAACTGAGAATTATTCCAACGGTTTAAGCGTCAGCGCCAATGGATCGAAG ACCGGACCCTTCGACCTCAAATCTCAGCCGCTGTCCAACTACAACCAGCAGCTGTGGCTCACGTGCATCATCCAGCTGGACAAcaaca TTGCAGATCTGAGCTTGAAGGAGTTTGGGATGAATGTGGAGCTGCAGGGAGTGATGCAGGACGCCAGCGTGATACGCATCAGCAACAACATTCACAACAAGAACAGAACCCTGCACTGCGCCGCC cacCAGCAGGCGTGTGATGAGATCATCGTTCTTCATCTGGGGTATCTGAACTACACTCAGTACAAGATCAGCGTCAGCTTCAGGAATCTGCTGCAGGACCGAATCAAAAACGTGACTTTTGTG TTTAAGATGTACAACGCCACGTTCTCTCAGGTGGAGATCTGGTTCCGCTTCGTGTTCGTGGTGATGACCTTCATCGTGACC tgtgtgttcGCTCACTCCTTACGCAAGTTCTCCATGAGGGACTGGGGCATCGAGCAGAAGTGGATGTCTGTTCTTCTTCCTCTGCTGCTGCTGTACAACG ACCCGTTCTTCCCTCTGTCGTTCCTGCTCAACAGCTGGTTTCCGGGAACGCTGGATGCGTTCTTCCAGGCTCTGTTCCTGTGTGCACTGCTGCTCTTCTGGCTGTGTGTGTATCACGGCATCCGTGTGCAG GGCGAGAGGAGGTTCCTGACCTTCTACCTGCCCAAGCTGCTGATCGTGGGGCTGCTGTGGCTCTCGGCCGTCACTCTGGGAATCTGGCAAAC ggtgaACGAGCTGCAGGACCCCACGTATCAGTACAAAGTGGACATCCAGAACTTCCAG GGCATGAAGATCTTCTTCCTGCTGCTGGTGTTTGTGTATGTGCTGTATCTGCTGTTCCTGGTGCTGCGCGCCTGCTCCGAGCTCAAGAACACACCCtacacag ACCTGCGTCTGAAGTTCCTGACGGCGCTGACACTGCTGGTGCTGCTGATCag TCTGCTCATCCTGTATCTGAGGTTCGGATCTAAAGCTCTGCAGGATAACTTCGTCTCTGAACTCTCCACTCACTACCAGAACT CAGCTGAGTTCCTGTCCTTCTACGGTCTGCTGAACTTCTATCTCTACACGCTAGCGTTCGTCTACTCGCCCTCCAGGAGCGCTCTGTACG actCGCAGCTGAAGGACAATCCTGCCTTCTCCATGCTCAACGACTCAGATGATGAGGTGATTTACGG GAGTGATTATGAGGAGATGCCTCTTCAGAACGGCCGCGCCATCAAAGCCAGCGCCAGACACCAGGATGAGAGCGAGAGCGACTGA
- the LOC127980011 gene encoding transmembrane protein 181 isoform X2: MFDTETDQLAPMRLYTLSKRHFVLVFVVFFFCFGVSTLIGVSGPKIITENYSNGLSVSANGSKTGPFDLKSQPLSNYNQQLWLTCIIQLDNNIADLSLKEFGMNVELQGVMQDASVIRISNNIHNKNRTLHCAAHQQACDEIIVLHLGYLNYTQYKISVSFRNLLQDRIKNVTFVFKMYNATFSQVEIWFRFVFVVMTFIVTCVFAHSLRKFSMRDWGIEQKWMSVLLPLLLLYNDPFFPLSFLLNSWFPGTLDAFFQALFLCALLLFWLCVYHGIRVQGERRFLTFYLPKLLIVGLLWLSAVTLGIWQTVNELQDPTYQYKVDIQNFQGMKIFFLLLVFVYVLYLLFLVLRACSELKNTPYTDLRLKFLTALTLLVLLISLLILYLRFGSKALQDNFVSELSTHYQNSAEFLSFYGLLNFYLYTLAFVYSPSRSALYDSQLKDNPAFSMLNDSDDEVIYGSDYEEMPLQNGRAIKASARHQDESESD, translated from the exons GACCCAAGATCATAACTGAGAATTATTCCAACGGTTTAAGCGTCAGCGCCAATGGATCGAAG ACCGGACCCTTCGACCTCAAATCTCAGCCGCTGTCCAACTACAACCAGCAGCTGTGGCTCACGTGCATCATCCAGCTGGACAAcaaca TTGCAGATCTGAGCTTGAAGGAGTTTGGGATGAATGTGGAGCTGCAGGGAGTGATGCAGGACGCCAGCGTGATACGCATCAGCAACAACATTCACAACAAGAACAGAACCCTGCACTGCGCCGCC cacCAGCAGGCGTGTGATGAGATCATCGTTCTTCATCTGGGGTATCTGAACTACACTCAGTACAAGATCAGCGTCAGCTTCAGGAATCTGCTGCAGGACCGAATCAAAAACGTGACTTTTGTG TTTAAGATGTACAACGCCACGTTCTCTCAGGTGGAGATCTGGTTCCGCTTCGTGTTCGTGGTGATGACCTTCATCGTGACC tgtgtgttcGCTCACTCCTTACGCAAGTTCTCCATGAGGGACTGGGGCATCGAGCAGAAGTGGATGTCTGTTCTTCTTCCTCTGCTGCTGCTGTACAACG ACCCGTTCTTCCCTCTGTCGTTCCTGCTCAACAGCTGGTTTCCGGGAACGCTGGATGCGTTCTTCCAGGCTCTGTTCCTGTGTGCACTGCTGCTCTTCTGGCTGTGTGTGTATCACGGCATCCGTGTGCAG GGCGAGAGGAGGTTCCTGACCTTCTACCTGCCCAAGCTGCTGATCGTGGGGCTGCTGTGGCTCTCGGCCGTCACTCTGGGAATCTGGCAAAC ggtgaACGAGCTGCAGGACCCCACGTATCAGTACAAAGTGGACATCCAGAACTTCCAG GGCATGAAGATCTTCTTCCTGCTGCTGGTGTTTGTGTATGTGCTGTATCTGCTGTTCCTGGTGCTGCGCGCCTGCTCCGAGCTCAAGAACACACCCtacacag ACCTGCGTCTGAAGTTCCTGACGGCGCTGACACTGCTGGTGCTGCTGATCag TCTGCTCATCCTGTATCTGAGGTTCGGATCTAAAGCTCTGCAGGATAACTTCGTCTCTGAACTCTCCACTCACTACCAGAACT CAGCTGAGTTCCTGTCCTTCTACGGTCTGCTGAACTTCTATCTCTACACGCTAGCGTTCGTCTACTCGCCCTCCAGGAGCGCTCTGTACG actCGCAGCTGAAGGACAATCCTGCCTTCTCCATGCTCAACGACTCAGATGATGAGGTGATTTACGG GAGTGATTATGAGGAGATGCCTCTTCAGAACGGCCGCGCCATCAAAGCCAGCGCCAGACACCAGGATGAGAGCGAGAGCGACTGA
- the LOC127980011 gene encoding transmembrane protein 181 isoform X1 produces the protein MCAEVTLVRGSAMERLAPMRLYTLSKRHFVLVFVVFFFCFGVSTLIGVSGPKIITENYSNGLSVSANGSKTGPFDLKSQPLSNYNQQLWLTCIIQLDNNIADLSLKEFGMNVELQGVMQDASVIRISNNIHNKNRTLHCAAHQQACDEIIVLHLGYLNYTQYKISVSFRNLLQDRIKNVTFVFKMYNATFSQVEIWFRFVFVVMTFIVTCVFAHSLRKFSMRDWGIEQKWMSVLLPLLLLYNDPFFPLSFLLNSWFPGTLDAFFQALFLCALLLFWLCVYHGIRVQGERRFLTFYLPKLLIVGLLWLSAVTLGIWQTVNELQDPTYQYKVDIQNFQGMKIFFLLLVFVYVLYLLFLVLRACSELKNTPYTDLRLKFLTALTLLVLLISLLILYLRFGSKALQDNFVSELSTHYQNSAEFLSFYGLLNFYLYTLAFVYSPSRSALYDSQLKDNPAFSMLNDSDDEVIYGSDYEEMPLQNGRAIKASARHQDESESD, from the exons GACCCAAGATCATAACTGAGAATTATTCCAACGGTTTAAGCGTCAGCGCCAATGGATCGAAG ACCGGACCCTTCGACCTCAAATCTCAGCCGCTGTCCAACTACAACCAGCAGCTGTGGCTCACGTGCATCATCCAGCTGGACAAcaaca TTGCAGATCTGAGCTTGAAGGAGTTTGGGATGAATGTGGAGCTGCAGGGAGTGATGCAGGACGCCAGCGTGATACGCATCAGCAACAACATTCACAACAAGAACAGAACCCTGCACTGCGCCGCC cacCAGCAGGCGTGTGATGAGATCATCGTTCTTCATCTGGGGTATCTGAACTACACTCAGTACAAGATCAGCGTCAGCTTCAGGAATCTGCTGCAGGACCGAATCAAAAACGTGACTTTTGTG TTTAAGATGTACAACGCCACGTTCTCTCAGGTGGAGATCTGGTTCCGCTTCGTGTTCGTGGTGATGACCTTCATCGTGACC tgtgtgttcGCTCACTCCTTACGCAAGTTCTCCATGAGGGACTGGGGCATCGAGCAGAAGTGGATGTCTGTTCTTCTTCCTCTGCTGCTGCTGTACAACG ACCCGTTCTTCCCTCTGTCGTTCCTGCTCAACAGCTGGTTTCCGGGAACGCTGGATGCGTTCTTCCAGGCTCTGTTCCTGTGTGCACTGCTGCTCTTCTGGCTGTGTGTGTATCACGGCATCCGTGTGCAG GGCGAGAGGAGGTTCCTGACCTTCTACCTGCCCAAGCTGCTGATCGTGGGGCTGCTGTGGCTCTCGGCCGTCACTCTGGGAATCTGGCAAAC ggtgaACGAGCTGCAGGACCCCACGTATCAGTACAAAGTGGACATCCAGAACTTCCAG GGCATGAAGATCTTCTTCCTGCTGCTGGTGTTTGTGTATGTGCTGTATCTGCTGTTCCTGGTGCTGCGCGCCTGCTCCGAGCTCAAGAACACACCCtacacag ACCTGCGTCTGAAGTTCCTGACGGCGCTGACACTGCTGGTGCTGCTGATCag TCTGCTCATCCTGTATCTGAGGTTCGGATCTAAAGCTCTGCAGGATAACTTCGTCTCTGAACTCTCCACTCACTACCAGAACT CAGCTGAGTTCCTGTCCTTCTACGGTCTGCTGAACTTCTATCTCTACACGCTAGCGTTCGTCTACTCGCCCTCCAGGAGCGCTCTGTACG actCGCAGCTGAAGGACAATCCTGCCTTCTCCATGCTCAACGACTCAGATGATGAGGTGATTTACGG GAGTGATTATGAGGAGATGCCTCTTCAGAACGGCCGCGCCATCAAAGCCAGCGCCAGACACCAGGATGAGAGCGAGAGCGACTGA